The following DNA comes from Oceanococcus atlanticus.
CCACTTGTCCGCCACCAGGGAAACCATGATTTCGTCCTGGCGAATGTAGTTACTCGACAGCGACGGATTGGTGTAAGTGCGTTCCGGGGTGTACTGGGCTTCCAGATTCAGGATCAACTGATTGAAGAAATCGATATCCGACTCGATCACATAGCTGACCCCGGCCATGAAGTTGTCTTCACGGAAGTACTCACGCGCAATGTGCCCACGCAAACTGCCACCGGAGGCAACAAAGAATGTGCTCAACTGCGCCACGGACTCTTCAAAAGTCTCTGAGGGCGATGCATAAACATCTTGTGCACCGGGGAACTCATTGACCGCCGCGTTCAGCCCCAAAATGCCGTCAAGACGCGCTTCCGCCGCATAGCGAAACCACTCTTCGGCACTGTAAACGCCACCGGTGCCGGGATGAAAAGGTGCATGTGCCAAGGCTTCCGCTGTGCTTTCGTACATACGACAGCGCGAAGCATCGTAGGTCTCGGGATCGTACTCATCGACCGGGCACAGCCCCGTGCCGACCGGCGACTTGATGTTGTAGCTCAACATCGTCGCAGCACCGAGTGACAGATTGTTTTCCAGCAGGTCACCCAGTATGGGCAGTTGATTAACCAGATCCGCCGAGCCCAGCACATTGGGCCCAATACCGTTGTACAGCGGTTGCTCCACCCCGGTTTCGGTCCAGCGGAAAACCCCTTCGGTACCGTAGCGGTTGGCGTAGCCAAGCTGGAAACCCCACTGGCCGTAGTCGCCCTTTATCCGGAAACCACCGACGATTTCATCATCATAACCACCAGCCTTGTAGCGATCCTGCACGGTGAACTGGGTTGGGATGATGTTGTACGGCGTATTGGGATTGCCGAATACCGTGGGCTGGAATTTGCCGACATAGCTGTCGAGCAAAATGTTGTTGGTCAGCTGATAGGTCACGCGCGCCGACAACATGGGCACACGCTTGTCGGAGAACTCCTCCATGGCCCGGTCGAGGATCGAGTGACGGCGCAGGTCGAGACCATTCGGCACGTCGAACACCCGGAAGAAAATCGACTGTCCCCAAGCAATCTGCTGATTGCCGATGCGGAAATTGAAGTCGCGATTGTTGTATTCGAGAATCGCCGCCGGCAGATCAATCATGTAATCGCGACCAGCGATTTCCAGCGGATTGCCATTCTCAAAGCCACCCTTGCCATCGGTGACCGAATACTCGAAATAATTGGGTTCGGTCTGATACAGCGCGGGGTCGGCCCACGGCCCAGACTGGATGCCTTCCTGATCGTAGTTGTTAAGCACTTCGACCGAAGCGGCATCAAACTCATCGTAGATGGTCGGGTCGTAGATACCACGCAGACGCGTCACGATGCGCCACTTGCGATTGAAGCGCAGCTGGCCTTCGACTTCACCACGCAAAATGGTGTAGCTGAAGTCGTTCTCGGTGCTGGGAATCATGTCACCGCGACGCAAGTCGTCGCCGTAGACCGGCCCCAGAGACAATGATGTCCAACTCGGCGTGACCACACC
Coding sequences within:
- a CDS encoding DUF1302 family protein, with the protein product MAVTYSTAVDAKIRFSYGGFLRLEGAYHIGDENPYNQGGNYFNDVTVRRTPYLPPTYTPLVSGVVTPSWTSLSLGPVYGDDLRRGDMIPSTENDFSYTILRGEVEGQLRFNRKWRIVTRLRGIYDPTIYDEFDAASVEVLNNYDQEGIQSGPWADPALYQTEPNYFEYSVTDGKGGFENGNPLEIAGRDYMIDLPAAILEYNNRDFNFRIGNQQIAWGQSIFFRVFDVPNGLDLRRHSILDRAMEEFSDKRVPMLSARVTYQLTNNILLDSYVGKFQPTVFGNPNTPYNIIPTQFTVQDRYKAGGYDDEIVGGFRIKGDYGQWGFQLGYANRYGTEGVFRWTETGVEQPLYNGIGPNVLGSADLVNQLPILGDLLENNLSLGAATMLSYNIKSPVGTGLCPVDEYDPETYDASRCRMYESTAEALAHAPFHPGTGGVYSAEEWFRYAAEARLDGILGLNAAVNEFPGAQDVYASPSETFEESVAQLSTFFVASGGSLRGHIAREYFREDNFMAGVSYVIESDIDFFNQLILNLEAQYTPERTYTNPSLSSNYIRQDEIMVSLVADKWHRFFDSFPGTYIVMQALHRNRADLVGRHLSGMGSKTFDELEPGDTRTTRPITHGSTYVVLGFLQPWPNKLYELEFASLIDTEGGAFVQTGLRWNPGHGVTVEGFYNHISDDLWGNRYDNLMSTIDFAEEFTLRVSYQF